In Pyxidicoccus xibeiensis, the following proteins share a genomic window:
- a CDS encoding Uma2 family endonuclease translates to MGQETKRPATYEDLLALPDHVVGQLIDGELIVMPRPGSPHGIASYALGSRLYGFQDSDEGPGGWWFIAEPELHFGKSVVIPDLAGWRWERMPEAPSGRYETLAPDWICEVLSPSTSSLDRGRKKDLYAREGVGHLWLVDPVSRTLEVLQRRGAEWVERGTYSGRERVRAEPFEALELPLGALWPEKPRRP, encoded by the coding sequence ATGGGCCAGGAGACGAAGCGGCCAGCGACCTACGAAGACCTGCTGGCATTGCCCGACCACGTGGTGGGGCAGCTCATCGACGGCGAGCTCATCGTCATGCCGAGGCCCGGGAGCCCGCACGGGATTGCCAGCTATGCGCTGGGCAGCCGGCTCTATGGCTTCCAGGACAGCGACGAAGGCCCTGGCGGTTGGTGGTTCATTGCCGAGCCCGAGCTGCACTTCGGGAAGAGCGTGGTGATACCCGACCTGGCGGGCTGGCGCTGGGAGCGCATGCCAGAGGCACCGAGCGGTCGATACGAGACGCTCGCACCGGACTGGATCTGCGAGGTCCTCTCGCCCTCTACCTCGTCACTGGACCGTGGCCGGAAGAAGGACCTGTACGCGCGGGAGGGTGTAGGGCACCTGTGGCTGGTGGATCCGGTGTCTCGGACGCTGGAGGTGCTCCAGCGGAGAGGTGCGGAGTGGGTGGAGCGCGGCACGTACTCAGGTCGTGAGCGCGTCCGTGCAGAACCCTTCGAGGCCCTGGAGTTGCCCCTCGGGGCCTTGTGGCCGGAGAAACCGCGACGCCCCTGA
- a CDS encoding alpha/beta fold hydrolase, producing the protein MERRALPHRGCNLSWLVEGDGAPVVLIQGSGVGANGWRPQLSALAPRFQCLCFDNRAYGRSVPSAEPLSLDLMAEDVLALMDAQGWRSAHLVGHSMGGLIAQYVAHRAKERVRSLALLCTFADGKAPSRLTPWLIGVGLRTRIGTRRMRQRAFMEMVLTEDELAAVDTGAMAQRLGALFDRDLAESPPILMQQVRAMARADARPFLSQLAGIPTLVASAEHDRIATPKSGRELAQGLPDARYVELKGTAHAMTIVRDTEVNALLLEHLEQAERSSSAPAAAARG; encoded by the coding sequence ATGGAACGACGCGCATTGCCGCACCGAGGCTGCAACCTCAGCTGGCTCGTGGAGGGCGACGGCGCCCCCGTCGTCCTCATCCAGGGCTCGGGCGTCGGTGCCAATGGCTGGAGGCCGCAGCTCTCCGCGCTGGCGCCGCGCTTCCAGTGCCTGTGCTTCGACAACCGTGCCTATGGCCGGAGCGTCCCCTCCGCCGAGCCCCTGTCCCTCGACCTGATGGCGGAGGACGTCCTCGCACTCATGGACGCCCAGGGCTGGCGGAGCGCGCACCTCGTCGGCCACTCGATGGGCGGGCTCATCGCCCAGTACGTGGCCCACCGCGCGAAGGAGCGCGTGCGGAGCCTGGCGCTGCTCTGCACCTTCGCGGATGGCAAGGCCCCGTCCCGGTTGACGCCGTGGCTGATAGGCGTTGGCCTGCGCACCCGGATTGGCACCCGGCGCATGCGCCAGCGCGCCTTCATGGAGATGGTGCTCACGGAGGACGAGCTGGCCGCCGTGGACACCGGGGCCATGGCCCAGCGGCTCGGCGCGCTCTTCGACCGGGACCTGGCCGAGTCCCCGCCCATCCTGATGCAGCAGGTCCGTGCAATGGCGCGCGCGGACGCCCGGCCGTTCCTCTCACAGCTCGCCGGCATCCCCACGCTCGTCGCGAGCGCGGAGCATGACCGCATCGCCACGCCCAAGTCAGGCCGGGAGCTGGCCCAGGGCCTTCCCGATGCACGCTACGTCGAGCTGAAGGGAACGGCTCACGCCATGACCATCGTGCGGGACACGGAGGTCAACGCCCTGCTCCTGGAGCACCTGGAGCAGGCGGAGCGAAGCTCCAGCGCTCCCGCCGCCGCCGCACGCGGCTGA